A region of Oxyura jamaicensis isolate SHBP4307 breed ruddy duck chromosome 9, BPBGC_Ojam_1.0, whole genome shotgun sequence DNA encodes the following proteins:
- the GK5 gene encoding putative glycerol kinase 5 isoform X2, with translation MPCGQPESGGTAAPARYVLGVDVGSTAVKCHVYDRAAAVRGSSCRKVESLYPRPGWVELDPEVLWSQFIGVIKEAVQAAGLHMRQVAGLGISTQRATFITWHKKTGKPFHNFISWQDLRSAELVNSWNRSLLLKVIHVIFTLLHFLTGNDRYLAPSFLTFSTHQTSMKLSWVFKNIPEAAEAAKKNNCCFGTVDTWLLYRLTKGSVYATDYSNASSTGIFEPFTKCWNPTLSNLLSIPMSVYPPVKDTSFNFGSADSEIFGVPVPITSLVADQQSAMFGECCFHPGDVKLTMGTGGFWNINTGGNLYASKRDLYPLIGWKIGDEVVYITEGCMSDVGNAIKWAQDINLFTNVDETAEMARSIADSQGVCFVPGFQVSVNDPYLCASFMGLKPTTSRNHLVRAILESIAFRADGGVSNNSFVMQMTSDLINKKIEKPTNTDMSSLGAAFLAGLASGLWTDKEQLKKLRRIEAVFEPQKDLEEYRPAMDTWMHAVKRSLHW, from the exons ATGCCGTGCGGGCAGCCGGAGAGCGGCGGCACCGCCGCCCCCGCGCGGTACGTGCTGGGGGTGGACGTGGGCAGCACGGCGGTCAAGTGCCACGTCTACGACCGGGCGGCCGCCGTCAggggctccagctgcaggaag GTAGAGTCGCTTTATCCTCGTCCTGGCTGGGTGGAGTTAGATCCCGAAGTCCTGTGGAGTCAATTTATTGGTGTAATAAAAGAAGCGGTGCAAG ctgcAGGACTTCACATGAGGCAAGTTGCTGGTCTTGGTATCTCAACACAGAGAGCAACGTTCATTACGTGGCACAA gAAGACAGGGAAACcttttcataatttcataagCTGGCAAGACTTGAGAAGTGCTGAACTTGTGAATTCCTGGAATAGATCCCTTCTGCTGAAG gTAATCCATGTTATTTTTACACTGCTTCATTTCTTGACTGGGAACGATCGATATTTGGCTCCcagttttcttactttttcaaCACACCAGACTTCTATGAAGTTGTCATGGGTTTTCAAAAATATACCTGAG GCTGCTgaagctgccaaaaaaaataactgctgctTTGGAACTGTTGACACGTGGTTACTGTATAGGTTGACTAAAG GTTCTGTATATGCCACAGACTACTCAAATGCTAGTTCTACAGGCATTTTTGAACCGTTCACG aaatgttggaACCCCACTTTGTCTAATTTACTTTCCATTCCTATGTCTGTTTATCCTCCAGTGAAAGACACGAG CTTCAATTTTGGATCAGCTGACTCTGAAATATTTGGGGTACCTGTTCCAATAACATCATTG GTAGCTGACCAGCAGTCTGCCATGTTTGGAGAATGCTGCTTCCACCCGGGAGACGTTAAACTGACGATGGGAACAGGTGGCTTCTGGAACATTAACACTGGAGGGAATCTCTATGCATCAAAGAGAG atcTGTATCCACTGATTGGTTGGAAGATTGGGGATGAAGTTGTCTACATAACTGAAGGCTGTATGTCAGACGTTGGCAATGCCATAAAATGGGCTCAGGATATAA ATCTTTTCACCAATGTAgatgaaacagcagaaatggCACGGAGTATTGCTGATTCTCAAGGCGTTTGTTTTGTTCCAGGTTTTCAG gTTTCTGTGAATGACCCGTATTTATGTGCCTCTTTCATGGGGCTGAAACCTACTACAAGCAGAAACCACCTTGTACGAGCAATACTGGAATCCATAGCTTTCAG AGCCGATGGAGGCGTCAGTAATAATAGTTTTGTCATGCAGATGACTTCAGATTTGattaataagaaaatagaaaagcctACAAACACAGATATGTCTAGTCTTGGTGCAGCTTTTCTAGCAGGTCTTGCTTCAG GACTTTGGACTGACAAAGAACAACTCAAGAAGCTGAGGCGAATAGAAGCAGTTTTTGAGCCCCAGAAGGACTTGGAGGAATACAGACCTGCTATGGATACCTGGATGCACGCAGTGAAACGCTCCCTGCACTGGTAG
- the GK5 gene encoding putative glycerol kinase 5 isoform X1 produces the protein MPCGQPESGGTAAPARYVLGVDVGSTAVKCHVYDRAAAVRGSSCRKVESLYPRPGWVELDPEVLWSQFIGVIKEAVQAAGLHMRQVAGLGISTQRATFITWHKKTGKPFHNFISWQDLRSAELVNSWNRSLLLKVIHVIFTLLHFLTGNDRYLAPSFLTFSTHQTSMKLSWVFKNIPEAAEAAKKNNCCFGTVDTWLLYRLTKGSVYATDYSNASSTGIFEPFTKCWNPTLSNLLSIPMSVYPPVKDTSFNFGSADSEIFGVPVPITSLVADQQSAMFGECCFHPGDVKLTMGTGGFWNINTGGNLYASKRDLYPLIGWKIGDEVVYITEGCMSDVGNAIKWAQDINLFTNVDETAEMARSIADSQGVCFVPGFQVSVNDPYLCASFMGLKPTTSRNHLVRAILESIAFRNKQLYDIIVKKVHIPLQTVRADGGVSNNSFVMQMTSDLINKKIEKPTNTDMSSLGAAFLAGLASGLWTDKEQLKKLRRIEAVFEPQKDLEEYRPAMDTWMHAVKRSLHW, from the exons ATGCCGTGCGGGCAGCCGGAGAGCGGCGGCACCGCCGCCCCCGCGCGGTACGTGCTGGGGGTGGACGTGGGCAGCACGGCGGTCAAGTGCCACGTCTACGACCGGGCGGCCGCCGTCAggggctccagctgcaggaag GTAGAGTCGCTTTATCCTCGTCCTGGCTGGGTGGAGTTAGATCCCGAAGTCCTGTGGAGTCAATTTATTGGTGTAATAAAAGAAGCGGTGCAAG ctgcAGGACTTCACATGAGGCAAGTTGCTGGTCTTGGTATCTCAACACAGAGAGCAACGTTCATTACGTGGCACAA gAAGACAGGGAAACcttttcataatttcataagCTGGCAAGACTTGAGAAGTGCTGAACTTGTGAATTCCTGGAATAGATCCCTTCTGCTGAAG gTAATCCATGTTATTTTTACACTGCTTCATTTCTTGACTGGGAACGATCGATATTTGGCTCCcagttttcttactttttcaaCACACCAGACTTCTATGAAGTTGTCATGGGTTTTCAAAAATATACCTGAG GCTGCTgaagctgccaaaaaaaataactgctgctTTGGAACTGTTGACACGTGGTTACTGTATAGGTTGACTAAAG GTTCTGTATATGCCACAGACTACTCAAATGCTAGTTCTACAGGCATTTTTGAACCGTTCACG aaatgttggaACCCCACTTTGTCTAATTTACTTTCCATTCCTATGTCTGTTTATCCTCCAGTGAAAGACACGAG CTTCAATTTTGGATCAGCTGACTCTGAAATATTTGGGGTACCTGTTCCAATAACATCATTG GTAGCTGACCAGCAGTCTGCCATGTTTGGAGAATGCTGCTTCCACCCGGGAGACGTTAAACTGACGATGGGAACAGGTGGCTTCTGGAACATTAACACTGGAGGGAATCTCTATGCATCAAAGAGAG atcTGTATCCACTGATTGGTTGGAAGATTGGGGATGAAGTTGTCTACATAACTGAAGGCTGTATGTCAGACGTTGGCAATGCCATAAAATGGGCTCAGGATATAA ATCTTTTCACCAATGTAgatgaaacagcagaaatggCACGGAGTATTGCTGATTCTCAAGGCGTTTGTTTTGTTCCAGGTTTTCAG gTTTCTGTGAATGACCCGTATTTATGTGCCTCTTTCATGGGGCTGAAACCTACTACAAGCAGAAACCACCTTGTACGAGCAATACTGGAATCCATAGCTTTCAG aaacaagcagCTTTATGATATCATTGTGAAGAAGGTACACATTCCTCTTCAAACTGTTCG AGCCGATGGAGGCGTCAGTAATAATAGTTTTGTCATGCAGATGACTTCAGATTTGattaataagaaaatagaaaagcctACAAACACAGATATGTCTAGTCTTGGTGCAGCTTTTCTAGCAGGTCTTGCTTCAG GACTTTGGACTGACAAAGAACAACTCAAGAAGCTGAGGCGAATAGAAGCAGTTTTTGAGCCCCAGAAGGACTTGGAGGAATACAGACCTGCTATGGATACCTGGATGCACGCAGTGAAACGCTCCCTGCACTGGTAG